agagaaaaaaaggagggaaatgaatattttatcaAGTTTGTTCAGTAGCAAATATAGCGTAATATTTCCGTAGGAGTCAGAACAACCGGTCTGGACTGGTTTGTGTAAATTCGAGCAAGGCTACACCGTCCCTCTCTTTTAAGGAAAGTACAACGCATAAATATTAAGCTCGGTTTTTAGCACCCACGTTGCCTTATTTGCTGCTAATAAATAGCATAAAGTGTTAAATAGCATAATTTCTGTACCGAGAACACTGGTCGTaagtaaaaatacacagaaGAGTCCTGTcatgaaatgtgaaataaacgtCCCGTCACATATCAGCCATTCCACGCGGTTTTAAAATCCGTTTAATGTTGCGCGTCCGGCGCACGAGTCCCTGAGAACGATCTAGAACGTGCTAGAACGAGGTGCCGTTGAAGAAAACGAATCctcaccttccgaccaatcagaatccggaATGATCTCAGCGGCGTAATAGTATCAGCAGTGCGATCGTGCGATCTTTATTTTCTGCAGCTCGGCACTCGCACGGTGCCAAATCAGATTCAAAGCTGCCCGTCGTGGGAGTTTATTTACATGTGGAAGAGGGCTGCGCGTCTGTCTCTCGACGTGCTGACTCACCGGTTAAACATAATGCCGACGAGTTATAAGAGCATCAAAATGCACCGGGGAGCACGGGCAAAGCAGAGCGCAGGAGGAAGCCGAGGTCCGTCTGCAACGCGAGACAGCTGTCTGGGCGAGAATGTTATGATTGCAGCGgttggtttattatttttttcagaccGTGACTGCATttgaataagaagaagaaaaaaaaaggaaacatgtaGTCGTACACAACGCCGAGCTTTATCTCTGTCGCGCCCGTGCTGTCTGCTGTATTCAGAGTTCACAAGCTGTGTGTATTTCAGATCTGGTAGAATTGACCACATTACATCGCTGACTGTGTGAACACAGCTCGCGGTCTGCTTGGCTTTGACCGAGTTGTGACATGATCGCTGTCATTtcctgtcatcatcatcatcgccatcatcgtcatcatcccTACAGTGTGGCAATGGCAGCCTGTAGCATTCTCATTAACATTAAACCATGAACTAGCCAATATTCTTTGTTTTCCTTAAATTCCCAAGCAGCCAcgatgacgatgacgatgatgatgatgatggtaatcagtggtggcttgacagttaatgctctgggttattgatctgATGGtcgagggttcaagccccagcactaccaagctgccactgttgggcccttgatcaaggcccttaaccctctctgctccagggggcgctgtatcatggctgaccctgcgctctgaccccaacttcctgacatgctggggtatgcgaagaaaagaatttcactgtgctgtaatgtacacgtgattaataaagactcatgatgatgatgctcAGTGTTGCTCCTTCACCTTCCTAGCCCTGCTGTAGTTAGTATAGATTTTACTTTACAAAGCAGTGTTCATCTTCACGAACACGTCCTGAACTATAACGGCTTATACGCTGCGAAAAAGGAATTtcaagaacatttttttttaaagaaaagcctTGTTTCTGGCAAATTCGTCTTATTTCCAAGCGCGTTTTGCTTTAACTTTGTCTTAATAAGAACTTCCAGCTAATACCGAGCAAGATTTAACCCGTAACGAGCTACAACAACGGTTTGCATAATATCCCCGCGGAGGAACACAGTTGTTTTCCGTATTTTACGACTACGACCACTTGCACAACTGAAACCTTTTCAATGAAGCAACTGTGCGTCATGGGTTCTGCTGAAATCCACACTGAGCTACATTACCCCATCAGCCCCAACATGTCACGTGACCATGTCACGTGTCTCactgatcactcacacctgCCCTGTGTTACCCCTCTAATAAGCACCCCTATAGAAGTTCTAGTTTTTCAGCCGTTATCATGTGTGCTACCGCCTTCTCCATTCCCCCGACACTAAGTTTCGATAAAAATGCTAAAGCTAAAGGTGTCTTGTGTCTTAATTTAAGACAAAGTcgcttatttttattatgctgTTTGATGAAATTGTGTCTTAttgtaagcttttttttttttttggctaattATTGCTTAATCTCAGATTAAGAGATAAATTCTTAAAGTCAGCTCAATCGAGGCACCAAAACTCATTTTAAATTGCTTGTAATAAGCTTGAACTTGTTTAAAATGCTGTCTAGTTTTAAGACCcaatagcaattttttttttagtgactAGATGTTTATGCTATTTTCAAGACTTCTTACCAAGTCAGTTTTGCATCACCCCTTCGgcagattattatttttggctTGATTTTAATACACTTTAACTAGATTTAAGTGTGTCTTGCTTGTTTTTCCAGTGTGAACCCTTTGCAAACTTGTCATACTAAAGGATAATGAAACTTTTGCTCTTTAGGCATTAAGACCTACTTCCTCCGTTCCGTTGGCTCCTTCTCACGTTACAAGCGCGGTAATTAATAAAGCATTTCCAGGCAACCCACAGTAATTAAACCTCCCTGTAGTGAGCTCTAATTGGCAGATGTGCTTAACTGGAAGGATCGTAGGCTATTTGATTTATTGAGCTTCGGCCTGGTGCTCGGATCGACTCAGCACTGCTGTTTATAGCATCGGAGGTAAGCAGTCTCAGACACGGAGACGAAGCGAGAAAAGCTTTATAATCGGTTCTATCATCGTGTGTTCAGATTGTACACGCGgtagttctgtttttttttatgttctgtcCATCCGTGGTGATGCATGAATGCTGTAGGTTTATCCAGCTTTAATACAAGTATACTAATGTACACTTTGTATATACTAGTGGCTGTTgcaaaagcactgacactgaagactcctcccataaatcttaaataaacatcttaccCTGGAGAAAACTTATACACCATTACACAagtttttaaatccatttgtGTGGCGAgtccgctgtacacgtccctgtgaatgagctgttactatagaaaccataacatgAATAATTAGAATGAAGGAAATTAattgtaaacctgtgatttgcagctccTAAAATGGGGGAGGGAGGGGCAGTGCACTGTGGCTTATAGTTTAGCAccgtttcctcacacctccagggtcgggggttggattcccacctccaccctgtatatgcgaagtttgcatgttcttcccgtgcttcggtggtttcttccgggtactccggtttcctcctccagtccaaagacatgcgttgtaggctgattggtatttccaaactgtccatagtgtttgaatgtgtgcgtgtgtgtgtgtgtgtgtgtgaatgcagtcgtgtgtccagggtgtcccccggcTTGTGCCCCGAGGTCCCAGGGATAGGCtaccctgcgaccctgtgtaggataagcgaatggaaaatggatggacggatgggttagtgttggcaaatcgctgtattataagaggaataaagcacttccgGACATGCCGTTGTGGATACTATGATGtaatcgttgattattttcctataactgcacccTTGCAAGTGTTGGTCGGTGCACTCGTGCATTCTATATTGATAGATCTCTCTTCACTCCACATTATACACTATATCTGTCATAACACTATTTAATCCAACAAGCTCATTTCTTGTCAGGGATATATAAAcatgtgctttattttttttttttttaaaccatcatGGTGATTTTGCTGACAGTTTTGGCCAGACTGAATGACTGTACATTAGCTAACTGCTTTAGGGTTGAGTGGCGTACACAGTGACACAACGGCTTGGCGATGGCACTCGTCAGGTAGCTTCGAATCCATCATTTCTTGACTTACAGCCAATATGTAAAGGAAGCTGGCTCCTCAGGTTAGTGTAGCTTGTAAAATACACCACTATGTATCATCATAAAAGATGAATGAACAGCGGGCCAgactgtttttttggggttttttttgttgagaaTTGTAGGTTCCATCATGGTGTACTTCCACCCCTCAGTCTCAATATCTCATCCATCAGCTCAACACACATTAGAAAAGCCCTGCTAGGTTCCCTGTGACTCAGCAAGTTTTAGCTCTTTGCCTCAACATAAAGGCTCATTAAACTAAAAGCTTTACTGGCCCATCTAGACTTCCTGCCTTTTCCGAACCAATAACGCCCACTCCCTcattccctccctccatcttcttcttctcattccACTTCCTTCCCTCAGACGAGAACGAGTTAGGGAATAGAGGAGACGTCTGACTAATCGAACACACCCAGTCCTGATCTCTGAACCCACACCATGATTAATGACTGGGCTCAATTTTTAatagtgtgcgtgcgtgtgtgtgttgcactgcATAGTCAATACACTTTGGCAGAGGTACGATAAGGTTAatcttgcccccccccccccccccccccccccaccccggcTTGGTCACACTTGTAAACAAGGCCAAGTCTCTTCTGGATGCAAGAAAATAAACGATGAGCTAAATGGACCCACGAATGTCACATAGGCTTTTTAAGACCTTGGCCacggggggtggtggtggtgggggtggggtagATAGCTAATGACTCAGATCACGAGCTAAAATGGATTACATGCATCCAGTGCGGTGCAGACTCAACACTGAACAAAATGATCCATCATTTCTAACATGTaatgtaactctaaatggataaaactattatgtgttttaataaaaaataaaaaaaaaagtgcaatcgTTGGAAAATTTCTGTTgtacaagaagaataaaacacttcagtatgtgctgttataggaaaataatcacctttaGGATGGTAACAGTatctccacttcatcacaccaccccgtcgttgattattttactctaACAGCAGCACTCAGAGTGTTTACTGCCTTTATTCTAAGTGTTATTAGGTCATAAGGCtccggggcggctgtggatcaggtggtagagcgggttgtccgctaatcggagggttggcggtttgattcccggtcCACGTGACTCCATACACCGATGTGTACttgtgcaagacactgaaccccaagttgctcccgatggaaaGCTAGCgtcttgcgtggcagctctgctaccgttggtgtgtgtgtgaatgggtgaatgagaaccagtgtaaagcgctttgtagaaccgctaagtttctaaaaaaaaaaaagctggaccATTGACCAGACCATAAGGTGGAACAGCCAGTCATGTTCCAATATGTAAATGCTGACACACCTTTGTCACTCTAGATGGGTGGAGCATGTTGGATTGAGGATGGTTactatttgcatattcatagattTTGGATTGATTTCTTCTTTATCTTATTCTTTATCTGACTTTTTCaatgaaattttatttgtatagcgctttttacaatagacattgtctcaaagcagctttacagaaacatataaacacggtgtacagatattaaaggtgtgaatttatccgaattgagcaagccggtggcgacggtggcgaggaaaaactccctaaggtgttaagaggaagaaaccttgagaggaacccgactcagaagggaacccgtcctcatctgggtaacgacggatagtgtgaaaaagttcattatggttttatatgaagtctgtttggcgttaggagcagccgtagtcccagcaacctgGAATTGgggtagatgagagctccatccagaggtaggacatccgagacggatcaggcaggtccggagagcagaaaggatctggatctctagtatctctataaaatcgtgtgtggctcgacagaagcagagagggagagaagagattgtGAGGACTGTGCTttgcgtaacagaaagtctagtcagggtaggcttgagtaaacaaatacgttttaagcttagacttaaacactgagactgtgtctgagtcccgaacactaataggaagactgttccataactgtggggctctataagagaaagctcttcccctgctgtagccttcactattcgaggtaccgtcagatagcctgcatcttttgatctaagtaggcgtggcggatcatagaaaaccaaaaggtcgattagatactgtggcgtgagaccgtttagtgctttataggttaataatagtattttataatcaatgcgagattttactgcgagccaatgcagtgtggataagatcggggtgatgtggtcgtatcttctggttctagaaaggactctagcagctgcaagTCACAATTTCATTCGGAATATTTTTCAAGTGCACGAGCTTCAAAACAGGATATGGATGACTTTAAAGAATCGAATCgtatctttttgtttgttttgtcaagTGTTCAGGAGATGCATTCAAATCAAATTCacatctgtttttttaaaaaatttatttactcTGAATTGCAGATAGGAAAACTCAAAACTACTGAATTCAGCATGTAACACGAAATCAACGTGACTGCTCACACCATAACGTTCCGCTCTCCACGAGATATGAGCTAGTCGTGTTATGTTTAGATCAGTCAGCCTGCACATGCAGTCGTTTGTGAACTCTATAGCATTGACCGCGCACGGTTAGGTAGCTGGTGGCTGACAAAAGACGAGCGTCCGTGGAGTTTTCGCACTTGCGAAAGCGCTGAAGTCGGAAATAACGGACTTGCACATTTTGTCTGGCTTTTAACGTCTTTCCGACCTGTACAGTCATCtctttttggggtttttaaCGCCTCGACTGACTATCTACTACGCTGTACTATGCTAACGGTCTTCACATTTTCTCTCCTCTCGGGTTACGGTGCCAAAATAATTCCAGGAGAATTCTCACATTTAacaacacacacttcagatCATATTCACACGTAATTATTGAGGCTTGACTTCTCATAAAAAGGAGCTATGGAGAGAAATACCATAAATAAAGCATCACTTTCCTCATAGCTAACTCCCAATAAATTCCCATCTTTCCCTTTGAATGCCAGGATTGGATAACCTGCTAGAGGGGATGTGTTACAGAAgcatgtttagaaaactagaGCTGCTGAACTCTGGGCATTCCCCCCCAAACCATACATTTATTGGCTCTGCTCCAGTACTCAGCATTTTTCTGCAAGTTGACAATCTTGGTTCTTTCTAGAACTGTAGAACAGACACTTTCTCTGTCAGAACCACTTCAAGAGACCAAGAACAATAAAGTTTGTATGTATGAGGTGACTGCTTCTTGAGATTTTGGACTAAAGTCTCTTGTTGTGTTTCTTCCCAGGTTATGGCCATGCAGCTCCAGGAACCGATGCGGGGAAGGCGTTCTGCATGTTCTACGCGGTTCTGGGAATCCCCCTGACGCTAGTGATGTTCCAGAGCCTGGGTGAGCGCATGAACACCTTCGTCAAGTACCTGCTGAAGCGCATCAAGAAGTGCTGCGGGATGCGCATCACCGATGTGTCCATGGAGAACATGGTGACGGTCGGGTTCTTCTCGTGCATGGGAACGCTGTGCATCGGCGCCGCCGCCTTCTCGCACTACGAGGACTGGAGCTTCTTCCAGTCGTACTACTACTGCTTCATCACGCTCACCACCATCGGATTTGGCGATTTCGTGGCGCTGCAGAAGAACCGGGCTCTGCAGAGAAAACCTTTGTATGTGGCCTTCAGCTTTATGTACATCCTGGTGGGGCTGACCGTCATCGGAGCCTTCCTCAACCTGGTGGTGCTGCGCTTCCTCACCATGAACAGCGAAGACGAGCGGCGGGATGCCGAGGAACGGGCCTCGTTGGCTGGAAACAGGAGCAGCGTCATTGTTCATGTCCAGGAAGATGTGATGCCCGGTCGGATCCACCAAAGGAGGCGAAATCGGGACCAGTACAGATCAGAAGTCGCCGATCTGCAGTCGGTCTGCTCCTGCATGCAGTATCACTCGCACGATTTCGGCAGCTCGGCAATGCTGGcgggagaaggaggaggaagaggggggtTGGGGTTGGGAGGAAGGCCGTTCGCGCACCAGAACTCCTTCACGTGCCAGCCGAGATACTTCCACTCGCCGGTGACGTACCACATCGAGGAGATTTCACCGAGCGCGCTGAAGAACAGCTTCCTGCCCTCCCCTATCAGCTCCGTTTCCCCCGGCTTGCACAGCTTCACGGACAATTCGCGCCTGATGAGGAGACGCAAGTCCATCTGAACAGGAAATCTCCCCGGGGCAACGGACCACGCCCACACACTCTTCCTGATTTTCAATAACCAGGGTATTtattcagaaacacacacacacacacacaataaagcTGCTCCTTAACCAAAATCTCATTTTTTCCACTCTTCTCAGTTGATGTTTGGTTCTCATGATGAGATGTGTGCCCCAGgctaatatattattataatatacaggGAGCGTAAATAGGGGATGAAATCCGATCAAACTCAATGAGTCTCTTAATAAAGGATGAAAAGCATGAAGCATggaattttatttttcctcagaAACTCATTTATCTGTACACTCTACATTAGCGGGCTGCTGTTTGGCCTTTTTGTTTTGAGCAACTCCAAGAAACCAGGCTCGAATTTTACGGCCTGACCTTCTTATCACACCAGACGATGCACACTCGAGCTTCAGCTACAGtacagagggagagattattttttacagggagagaaaaaattattatgttttatCTCTAGAGATGTCTTCACGTTGAGGGGAATCTCAAGTGCCACACACCActgaatgagaaaaaaaaaaaaaaaattgttcggACTATCGGGACTTACTTTTGAGGAcgattttctttttctattatatttagaaaaatatgAAGATGAgacactgatttatttaaataaatgccatGCCAAAATATTATTGTCAATCCTAGCATGTGCATTAGTTGTCATTTGATGTGTGTTccatcattgtttttttttttctgttttttttttttctcgttagttttatttttttttttttccgtttgtttttcttatttaaatgcCATTTCCTAGAGGGAGgttttgtaaaaatgtatgtatatgtagttTTCCAGCTGTGTAATATACAGAGGTGATTTGGAAAAAGAGCGAAAGGAGAGAGAAGTCTTCAGGCTTTGCCTGTTCAATAAAAAGTTAATAATTTGCATGTGCTTTGTTAAAACTGGTATGCATAATCTGTCaaaaaaagggggtgggggtggggtgggggggttaaCAATAGCAGCCTTGCCAATGGTTTGAAAAGCAAATAATCCTTTAAgtttattttctaaaaaataaaattgttatttttgttcctCTCAAAGATGTCCGGTCATGAAACTGCTCCTAATCACGCCATTGGATTATCACTCCAATGACCTTTATGTAAAGGATATCTGGATGCACACTAGCATTGTGTTCTTAAtaacatattaataatatatttacaaagaaacacatgtacatatacggGGGAGGACGGTAGCTCCGGCGCTCTGGACAAACTCGTTCGTCTCCTggatattcttttttttcttttttttttttcaaatttttttattcGTAGCCGCTCTACAGACTTACAGATTTAAAAACCTGAAAAACCTTATTGCTGTCCGCAAAGTAAAAAGTTTGAAttagatgtgtgtgtttaaaccgTACACACTCGGTGATGTGCCGCACCTCACTGCTACAAGTATAGCGCATGTTACACGTTCCCATATCCCAcgacctgctgcactacacgcAGCGGCCTGATGAACACGATCTGATGAACTGTAATAATCATAGTCGTGATACATTTGATTCGTACCGCATTTTCATTCTAGTGCTACAAAGCAAAAATAAGAGGCCATTATAAAACCAAAGCATTTGGAAGGCACAACACAGAAAAGCCGTACTCCGACACTGAAACAGGCATAGTAAAAGAATCATTAATACgccataaaataataaagatgaACCACAAAGTTTAAAGCAAGGCCCGTTACATACTCTATACGAGTACACAAATTCCAGTGCGGGAGTTTGACACGAGTCTTTTGCTTACATGTTCTTACACGTGTTCTGTCATAAACAGCTGATCCACAAGGGGGCAGCAGAACAGAGATTTCGAATGGCTGTTGAGGAGAAATGTTTCGTTTTGTACACGGTCCAACGAATTCTGCACATTTCGGTATCAATCTCATGACTTCCACCGCTGTGAACACCATTCCTGTCAGAAGATATCATGTCCTATCAGGAGATGAAGTATCATACAGTACGATTGTGTGcatctcatttacatttatggcatttcgGCAGATGGCCTTATACAGAGCAatttacattcatctcatttacacaactgacagttgagggttaaggtcTTTCCTCAAGGGCCCAGACGTGATAGCTCGAATTGATGAcctttgaactcacgaccttccgatcagtagtccaccgtcttaaacactgagctaccacttccccaATACCTCAGGAATCCATAGTTCTCTCAAACGGTCTTCGTCAGACCGCTCCACCTCGCCATTGCTTTGACTTTGCATATTTCCCGAAATGCACACTCCTGAGATTTTGATGTTCCCGGGGTAATGCTCATACACACCGCCTCTAGCAGCAATGCCTCGTGTTAGACATTTTGCACGCCCACAAATTCTACACGGATAGTCCAGGAGTGTCTCTCGTGGTTTCTTTTCAAAGAAACATGTGTAAAGCAGTGGTCAccgaccctgttcctggagatctaccttcctgatgACTTtatctccaaccataatcgcgcccacctgaccatctaatcactgccttaagaagttcttgattaactaaaacaggtgtgttcgattttggttggagatgaaacctgcaggaaggtagatctccaggaggAGGGTTGGTGAGCGCTGATGTAACGTCTACTGCTTGGCATGTGAAGGAGGAGGGCATTGTTGGTGGTAGGTTGTGCGTGGAGGTCATGGGGTAAGCCGTTACGGAGGTCAGGATGAGGAATAGTTTATATCGCATCCTATAGGAAGTCGTTACGCAGTGCAGAGCTTGGGAGTGATGTATTCACGTTTTCAGGGATTTGTAGAAATCCCGATGAAGACCGTGTCGCAATAAACGAACCCTGAGGAGAAACTCATGGACAAGTCTCTCTGCATCAGACCAGATACGAAGAAGTTCTTAAGCTGGAAGTCAGACGATTTGCAACTGTACAACAGGTTTTACTAGACGTATTAATTAGCATTTtacaggtgattttttttttttttttttttttttttacattttttgaaaATCAGAACAATGCAgttttgtggggaaaaaaaaaaaaaaaaaaacatccagcacAAGTCTACTCCTTCACCTAGCATTTAAACATAAATGCGCTAGACATAATATGGTTTATGTGTGACAGGAGGATGGAACTCTACAGCTTGAATGCAAAAACGTTTACCGACAGCTTGTtgacgttttttttctttttccgaGGGCGGACATGCGATCGTAAACTCATTCGTTTCCTTTCACCTGGATTGATGCGCTTAACTAGCTGACTAGCGCGCTGTAGGTTTTCCACATTACGTTAGCTATCACTCTTTCGCCTCGTCAGTTAGGTTACTGTGCAACCAAATCATGTGACCGGTCACACTGCCCGGTGGGTTAGATAATAACCTTATGATTCGTCcacctctgacacacacacacacacacacacacacacgggcgtCTATCTATGTATATTAAAGGATTTATTCTAAAATGAATTCGAATGAGAATTAAAATGAGATGCGACTTCACAGTTTTAAGAGCAGCGCACATGTCAGGAGTACAATAGGTGGTCCGACGTCTACTCCAGCGAACACAACATTTAGCTGTCAGAAAATATGCATTAACtgcatttacattcacatttattcatctcCCACATGCGTTCTCCGAAAAAAGTGAGGTGTAGAGCTTTCAGAGAAGCATAGATAGCACACTGAAATCTATACATACAGTAATAATACACATATAAAGAAGCCTTCGCTTAGCTAAAAATGACTGTCTGTACTTTGGGACTGAAATGTTGGAGGTTCGGTCAGCTCGATTTGAAGATGATGTTAACGACGTTGACGTCAATGCTTCCTGGTGTTAGAAAAACAATATTCAGGAGGAACGGGTAAATGCGAAATTAAACGTTGAGCAGCGAACAACTGGCGAATGCTTTTTTATCAGCTCAAGAGCACGTGCTAGTCCGTTAAACCGTCCAGCTGACTGACGATGGCTTTAATGATAACATAATCGAGTCTTAACACAATAACCAAAGAAAAACAAGGCGTTGGACGTTCAGAGCGAGTTCCGGGTGTAAGATGAAAAGACGAGCGAACGTGGAGGAAGTTTCTAGAAACCTCTCAAGCACTACAGAGCTGTGAGGTCAGCGTAGGAGGTGGTCGGCAggacaaaaacacatttcacgATTCTTATTACGATACGTATCATGATATATAGGTTCGTGAACAATTTCCCAGCAATAGAGTAAAAAGAATAATGATAACAagacaaaaaatacaaacaaactgtTCGATGATATTTACTACCTACAAAAGTACGTTGagtttttttatgttaaaaaaaatgacatttttctttaggaaaaaaaaaaaaagactcattttttaacactgaaaatgacaaaaaatttaccattataatattaaatacgatttttaaaaaaatttaaaaaatcagtttgtaattatttaaaaaaatgaaaatcagGTGTCACATAGTAACATgatatatatagtaaatatcTGTGATATTTCAGAAAAGCGTATGATGGCATAATCGATCATGTTATGGatattacagtatagtgtcATATCTCCCAGCCCAGTTTGACATTTAATCGCATATTCTCCGGATCTTTTTCATCTTCAACCCTCAAATGATGTTTCCACTAGGAGGTttgaaaattaattaatgttaattaattaaaaaaaaataattaattaatgttatcAAGTGGAAATATCTCAAATAGAGACACAATTGatcaaatattattaattagcTAATCtaaagtctatatatatatatatatatacatgctaAATCCAACTTTGACATTTTCCACtattgaactgaatgatcatagaaatatttctctctctggaCGTGAGTGCTGATACACAGTACAGGgggtgctgttctaggaaaatgtCTTAGCGCGTTAATACAA
The genomic region above belongs to Ictalurus punctatus breed USDA103 chromosome 14, Coco_2.0, whole genome shotgun sequence and contains:
- the kcnk9 gene encoding potassium channel subfamily K member 9, which produces MALRAGATCIGHVLRRVPRLHGSRSRRSSSLLCLSLSHDRDPGTLDCKRPCQSFPDCHCRHCPYRCRRALPADPRGHEPHAGWFRGAMKRQNVRTLSLIVCTFTYLLVGAAVFDALESDFEMREKEQLQAEEKRLQGKYNISEDDYRKLETIIMEAEPHRAGVQWKFAGSFYFAITVITTIGYGHAAPGTDAGKAFCMFYAVLGIPLTLVMFQSLGERMNTFVKYLLKRIKKCCGMRITDVSMENMVTVGFFSCMGTLCIGAAAFSHYEDWSFFQSYYYCFITLTTIGFGDFVALQKNRALQRKPLYVAFSFMYILVGLTVIGAFLNLVVLRFLTMNSEDERRDAEERASLAGNRSSVIVHVQEDVMPGRIHQRRRNRDQYRSEVADLQSVCSCMQYHSHDFGSSAMLAGEGGGRGGLGLGGRPFAHQNSFTCQPRYFHSPVTYHIEEISPSALKNSFLPSPISSVSPGLHSFTDNSRLMRRRKSI